ATAGAGAACCTTGTACCACGGCTTGGCGGCGGCCTTTGCGGCCGGCGCGCCCGCAGTCATCGTTGTCGTCGTCATTGCTCCCTCCCCTTAACTCTCTTGGTTCTAGCCAAGATCAACTTGGCGGGCCGAGTCAAATGGAACTGCTCGGCCGTTGGCCGCCTATTGGCGGCGGTCGATGACCCGGCGCGCGGCCGGCATCAAGGTCGCCCCGAGCCCGTTCTTGACCAGCGACGCGGCGATGAACGGCAGGATGCCGACCTGCCAGGCCTTGGCGGCGCCAAGCCCGAGGCCGAACGCCAACCAGGCGAAACCCATCGCCAAAATGACGATGTGGCCGATGGCCATGGCCGCGAACAGCCAGGCCACGCTGCGATCCCAGCCCCGCTCGGCGAGAAAGCCCGTGACGAAGGCCGCCACGACGAAACCGAACAGATAGCCGGCCGTGGGGCCGATAAGCGGAGCGAGGCCGCCGACCGGGCCCGCAAACACCGGCAGGCCGATCGCGCCTTCCGCGAGATACGCGATCATGGTTGCGCTACCGAGGCGCCAGCCATAGGCGGCGCCGATCATCAGCACGACCAGGGTCTGCAACGTCATTGGCACATAGGGCAGCGGCAGGCTGACCTTGGCTGACAGCGCCATCAAAGTCGTTCCAAGCGCAACCAGCACGAGCGCGCGCAGAGCGCCCGCCGCCTCGCCGCTTTGGACCGGCCAGACGATGGCGGCGAGAGGAAAATGCGGCACGGCGGCAGGCGATCTGTCGGACAAGTTGAACTCCGGAAGGCTCTTTTGAAAACTGGCGGGCTATTTAAGCCAGTGAGCGATCCGGTCAACTGCTTCCCGCATCTCCTCCGCCGATCTCGCATAGGAGAAGCGGATGAAGGAGCGGCCGTGCACGGGATCGAAATCGATGCCGGGCGTGGCCGCGACATGGGCCTGCTCCAGCATCTGCTTGGCGAACTCGAAACTGTCGGAGGTGAAATCCGACACGTCAGCATAGAGATAGAATGCGCCATCGGCGGGCAGGAACTTGGTCAGGCCAGCCTTGGGCAGCCCCTCGATCAGGATGCGGCGGTTCTCCTGATAGCCGTGCTTGATCTCCTCCATCTCGGCTGCGCCGTCGAAGGCTGCTTCTGCCGCGATCTGCGACAG
This region of Bradyrhizobium sp. CCGUVB1N3 genomic DNA includes:
- a CDS encoding biotin transporter BioY, with amino-acid sequence MVWPVQSGEAAGALRALVLVALGTTLMALSAKVSLPLPYVPMTLQTLVVLMIGAAYGWRLGSATMIAYLAEGAIGLPVFAGPVGGLAPLIGPTAGYLFGFVVAAFVTGFLAERGWDRSVAWLFAAMAIGHIVILAMGFAWLAFGLGLGAAKAWQVGILPFIAASLVKNGLGATLMPAARRVIDRRQ